The Dendropsophus ebraccatus isolate aDenEbr1 chromosome 2, aDenEbr1.pat, whole genome shotgun sequence DNA segment CtgggcaaaccatagaatgaagcttaTGGGATCAGTGAAGATGCACGCGGCCGCCAGTGTCTGCGAGCGGggagagctgcggaatccgcagtgGGTGATGCggtgggattccatagtgtgcacatacccttatgcaGTAACAGCCCCCATACAAGTCTGGTCCGAGGAGGTTGCACCAAACTGAGTAAGTTACATATGAGCTTTGAATCTATTTACCTAAAAATGGCGCCAGAGAGGAAAATAAGGCGACGACCTGCCCGGAAATCAGCTGCTCTGCTGCCTccatctgacacagcgctctctgctgccacctctgtccatgtcaggaactgtccagagcagcagcaaatccccatagaaaacctctcctgctctggacagttcctgacatggacagaggtggcagcagagagcactgtgtcagactggagagaatacaccacttcctgcaggacatacagcagctggtaagtactggaagactggagatttttttttattagaactaagttacatatctctggcactaaaGCTGAAGCGACCCCGGTAACTGGGCGGTATTCTTCTGCTGCTGATTGTATTAATGATTGTCAGTATAATATGGCAGCACAGCAGTCTGCACGCTGGGAGCCGGAGCGGAATAAAGTGGAGACCACCTGTAATATTCTGGCTGATTTACTGCGATGTCACCTACTAAATTGTGAACACGGAAACAAACGCCCGGGCGCTGCTCCTTCAGCCCATCCTGTGGGCGATCGCTCCAGAAGAGAAGAGCCAGGGATACAATGTACAATACTACGGTCAGTGCTGCCATCTACAGGACAATCAGCAAACTACAGCCTCTATGGAGAAGGAATAAGGCCAATAGTGGGCATGCTTTATTGGTGGTTTACTATTAAAGGTAAGATGATTTTTTTCCTATGTCCAGGTGTATacacggggtcctgtatactctACTGCTTGTTTTACTTGACTTCTCACTATGAGAAAAatatttctctattttttttctattgacttccattataaaaaaggatcaaaaagcattttgttgtttttatggaaatcaatagaaaaacggacGCAAATCCATcctttatttttgcataaaacagatgaaaaaaaacccccaaaacctAACAggtagcaaaaacgcagtgtgaacctggcctaactcGTCTGCCAACATGCAGCTTTCcagctacaaaactacaattcccagcatgccccgataACGCCAGCTCCAGAGAGTCCGGATATATATTAAATCACATAATAGAtggaaatgcacaaaaaaaaaccctgaaaaaaaAGAGGCCAAATAGCAGGAATAAGAAAAAtggattgtttatttttttaggagCAGAATGCAGAGAATTCGAGGGCACGTCCACTCCAGTGATGCACAATGCGTCTCAGACGGCACGAGGAGGATTTCAGGACATAACACGTTCATGAGGCCTAATCTAATCCACGCAATATGGCGGCAGATACAGTGATGGAGTCCCAGACCTCTCCTCCAGAtactgtaataccagatacaaccAGGTGTGGCGCTGTATCAGTCATGTTTTATAATCCTATGCAatcctggttgctatgggcaacatgaATATAATATATGGCACACAATATAATGTAATAGTTTCTATTACAACGACTCTGGCACATGGTGATCAATACTAAGGCAAATCCCAGGTGATCGGAGATCAGTTCTAATCATTCACAGTCGTAGGTTGTAGCTTCATCAATGTCGGCAGTGTCTgctcacaaaatggcttccttcATTGGTCACTGTGACAGGGTCAATATATAACCGGATATAGTGacaatataattaaaggggtactctggtgggaatagttttctttcaaatcaactggtttcaaaaagttaaatagatttgaaattcacttatcagctgctgtatgtcctgcaggaagtggtgtattctctccagtgtgacacagtgctctctgctgccacctctgtccatatcaggaactgtccagagtaggagaggttttctatggggatttgctgctgctctggacagttcctgacatggacagaggtggcagcagagaccgctgtgtctgactggagagaatacaccacttcctgcaggacgtacagcagctgataagtactggaagactggaaaactATTTTCCCCGGAGTTTCCCTTCGCCCCATATATCCACTCACTCCACAAATTATAATCAGTTTTCTGCAGGTGTACAAAATATTTTTTGGTTTTTAGTATATTCCTAAAAGGGCAGCTTTACCTCCGCAACCCCCTTTTTTTTACCGTTTTGGGTTTATAACTCCTACACAAAACCAtgagtttccatggttacaggaAAAAACCATAATGGACTCTACAGTCATCCTTCCTCCATCGAGCTCTAGTATATTCTCGATGTTTGTGGTTTCTGTTCTGCTGATATGGCGGCATATAACACAGGGGTAGTTATAGACGTGGAAAAGTCCAACATACACTTAacagttacagactacaaaccctgtgtagtctgatccgcAGTCAGGTGTTACTTTTCCATATCTCCCCCTGCTTTGTGCTAAACTGTCAGGGTGATTTACCAAGAAGTAGGAAAACAGACCGAAGAGAATCTGACTGCaggttgtagtctgttaccatggaaacacataggcCTGCATAGGAGCTCCAGACTGGTTACTAGGGACACTTGGCCTGACAACCTACAGATTGGTTACTAGGGAGACTCTGCCTGACAACCTCATATAAAAGACTACTGTTACTAAGAGGagtgtccatagcaaccagcctGTCAGGCTTTACAACTCTGAGTTAGAGAAATCAGGATACCACTTTATGTGCGGCCATGACACCTGTGCAATAATAATCAGATTTACAGGCAGCAATGGGATCAAATAAGCTACAACCACCCAAAGCGCAGTGGCGCCCCCATGAGGGCAGGGTCACACACAGTAGGGGTCCGTTTTGTAGctataaaaggggtattccaatgggACAAGGAAGAGATAGCGGGGATACAGAGGTCGGAGACCTGTAATCTCTTACTTGTtctctatcctgtgaataggggatagTTCTTTttccttggaatacccctttaaagtgacagcgcCCATCTAAATATTCTCCAAGCTGAACTACAATAAGTAATCTGTGGGAGCCCACCAGAGATCTGCAGAAGGGTCTTCACACTCCCTATTTCCTTCAGGACGCCTCTCACAACATTCAGGTGTTGCCTAGCAACAAACACAGCAGCCTCAGAGTGACTACTCCAGATATAGCCGTGTTTCTGTGAAGGCCAAAGTAGTCACCGAAAATACTGTAACAGCTTATCCCCCCAGTAATATTATAGAGGGTTATATCACCGCCATCACTGGCGGCCACATCATGGCGGCTATAACAGGAGATCGGGGAGAGACGGCGTCTTACAGGAGATGAGGACCCTGTCACAAAGTCTTCAGCCGCCGCTCATTGTTTAATCTGCGGAAGAAGGATTTCCCAAACTCATAGGAGCTGATCATGATGGCGCAGGCCGGGGCGACCTTGATCAAGCGAGGACTCAGACCTGCAGAAGGTGAAAGCGTAAATCAGATGTCGCACAACGCAGAAGACCGGATTATTATACATGGATAAACCGTAACATGACATTATATACCATGCTGCAATaatcacacattatatatatatatatatatatatataaatataaaacataCCGCAATAATCAtactatataccgtatatatacacaccatgctgcattacacacattatatacatataacatactgCAATAATTACACATTATATACCATACTGCATTAcacacattaaatatatatatatatatatatatatatatatatatatatatcatatacacaacACACCATGCTGcattatacacattatatataacaTACCGCAATAATCACAcacacattataatatatatatacatatatatatatatatatatatatatatatacatacacacacacacacacacactcagcggccactttattaggtacaccatgctagtaatgggttggacccccttttgccctcagaactgccccaattcttggtggcatagatacaacaaggtgctggaagcttcctcagagatttcggtccatagtgacatgatgacatcacacagttgccgcagatttgtcggctgcacatccatgatgccaatctcccgttccaccacatcccaaagatgctctattggattgagatctggtgactgtggaggccattggagtacagtgacctcattgtcatgttcaagaaaccagtctgagatgattctagctttatgacatggcgcattatcctgctgaaagtcgccatcagatgttgggtccattgtggtcataaagggatggacatggtcagcaacaatactcaggtaggctgtggcgttgtaaccatgctcaattggtaccaaggggcccaaagagtgccaagaaaatattccccacaccatgacaccaccaccaccagcctgaaccgttgatacaaggcaggatggatccatgctttcatgttgttgacgccaaattctgaccctaccatccgaatgtcgcagcagaaatcgagactcatcagaccaggcaacgtttttccaatcttctactgtccaatttcgatgagcttgtgcaaattgtagcctcagtttcctgttcttagctgagtggagtggcacccggtgtggtcttctgctgctgtagcccatctgcctcagagttggccgtactgtgcggtcagagatgctcttctgcctaccttggctgtaacggttggctatttgagtcactgttgcctttctatcagctggaaccactctgcccattctcctctgacctctggcatcaacaaggcatttccgcccacagaacggccgctcactggatggtttttctttttcggaccattctctgtaaaccctagagatggttgtgcgtgaaaatcccagtagatcagcagtttctaaaatattcagaccagcccttctggcaccaacaaccatgccacgttcaaaggcctcaaatcacctttcttccccatactgatgctcggtttgaactgcaggagattgtcttgaccatgtctacatgcctaaatgcactgagttgccgccatgtgattggctgattagaaattaagtggtaacgtgcagttggacaggtgtacctaataaagtggccggtgagtatgtatatatatatgtatatatatatatatatatatatatatatatatatatatatatatatatatatatatatatatatatatcataccgcAATAATCAtactatataccgtatataatcCTATATTACCACCAGCCTCCCCAGGCATCCACTATTATATATCCTACAAAAATTGggctatacaccagtataatcacaatctcaaaaaatctttattaaataattcAAGTTTTAAAAGCTATAGATGCAGAGCAGAATAAAAATGATCCTTCACACAGGATGGCAATACACAAAGACATTCAGTAATTCAGTAATGGAGAACAATTGGCTGCAGCACAATACAAACAATATAAACAATGTAAACATAAGCCCACAGTGGGTACTATAACCTGACCACATAAGTCAAATGACGTGCTGCCTCTATAAGGTGCTACCAATCTCCATACTCCCTCTAGATCCTAAAGTGCCTGTGCCGATAAAATCTTAAGACAGAATCCAGAAATCAAAAACTGTGGTATTACCTGTTGTACTACTGTGTGTAATAGGGGGAATTACACACAGTAGTACAACAGGTAATACCACAGTTTTTGATTTCTGGATTCTGTCTTAAGATTTTATCGGCACAGGCACTTTAGGATCTAGAGGGAGTATGGAGATTGGTAGCACCTTATAGAGGCAGCACGTCATTTGACTTATGTGGTCAGGTTATAGTACCCACTGTGGGCTTATGTTTACATTGTTTATATTGTTTGTATTGTGCTGCAGCCAATTGTTCTCCATTACTGAATGTCTTTGTGTATTGCCATCCTGTGTGAAGGATCATTTTTATTCTGCTCTGCATCTATAGCTTTTAAAACTTgaattatttaataaagattttttgagattgtgattatactggtgtatagccCAATttttgtaggatatatatatatactgtatatatatatatatatatatatatatatatatatatatatatatatatacacaccatgctgcattacacacattatatacatataacataccGCAATAATTACACATTATAACATACCGCAATAATGACACATTATATACCATGctgcattatacactatatatatatatatatatatatatatatatatatatatatatatatatatatatatatatatatatatatacacacaccatgctgcattacacacattatatataacaTACCGCAATAATGACACATTATATATACCATGctgcattatacacacacacacacacacattatatatatatatatttataatgatgCCATATTAAACTTTAAAGGATTAATTTAGCGTTAGAAAtacatggccgctttcctccagaaacagcagcgCTCTTGCCTCtagatcaggtgtggtttgaaattaagctccattaggTCAATGGCACCgacttgcaaaacctgcacccaaactgctgacaagagcggtgctgtctctgggagagagCGGACATTTTTCTAGATCAACCCTTTAACTGGATGCATACACAATGCAgccagaagcagacagcgccatatactgtTGTGGCCAGTTAGTGCATTGCAGCTgagctcctattgaagtgaatggacacCAAGCTGCAGTGTCCCATCCAGAGCTCTCTGCTCCACCCTCACTGTGTATTACAGGCTCTGAGAAGATGACTGGCTGGAAGCCATGAGTCGGCCCCCACCATTACGATACTGAGGCCCCCAGAGCACAGATCACCAATGAAAGTTCCGGCAGACTGTATTAAGACTTAAACAGGACCAGTAGCAGCGTACCACATGACCACAGGGTCACCTCTCACTCCGGACATGAATATTATATTTAATATTATACACAGGAGTGACGTCCCTGATGAATAAACTCACCAGCGAAGAGACCAGTGAAGCCGCTCTCTGATATTATTATCCGCATGATCCTCCAGGTCGATGTCGGTTTTTTCTTCATATCTAAAGAAAACAGAAAACCCGTCTGACAGCAAAGTAAAAAAACTTCTCGTTGTATCTTCACCCCCTGGGACGCATCTGTATTTCCCATCAATGTCACATAAGCGGGGGGTAATACGGAGGTATACGCCAACAGGTATTGGGAGTGGGTAGTAATATGCAGATATACGCCGGCAGGTATGTGGGGGGTGATATGGAGATATACGCCGGCAGGTATAGGGGGGTGATATGGAGATATACACcggcaggtatggggggggggggggggtgatatggaGATATGCGCcggcaggtatgggggggggggtgatatggaGATATGCGCCGGCAGGTATGGGGGGTGATATGGAGATATACGCcggcaggtatgggggggggggggggtgatatggaGATATACGCcggcaggtatgggggggggggtgatatggaGATATACGCcggcaggtatggggggggggggggtgatatggaGATATACGCCGGcaggtatggggggagggggggtgatatGGAGATATACGCcggcaggtatgggggggggggggtcgataggggactatatacacacaccttatacatggggactatatacacacaccttatatataggaactatacacacaccttatacatggggactatatacacacaccttatacatggggactatatacacacaccgtatacatgGGGACTAGATACACACCTTATATGtagggactatatacacaccttatACGTAGGgaccactatatacacaccttaTACATggaactatatacacacaccttatacgtagggactatatacacacaccttatacgtagggactatatacacacaccttatacgtagggactatatacacacacaccttatacatgggggctatatacacacacaccttatacatggaactatatacacacaccttatacgtagggactatatacacacaccttatacgtagggactatatacacacaccttatacgtagggactatatacacacacaccttatacatggaactatatacacacacaccttatacgtagggactatatacacacaccttatacgtagggactatatacacacacaccttatacatgggggctatatacacacaccttatacatggggactatatacacacaccttatatataggaactatacacacaccttatacatggggactatatacacacaccttatacatggggactatatacacacaccttatacatggggactatatacacacaccttatacatggggactatatacacacaccttatacatggggactatatacacacaccttatacatggggactatatacacacaccttatacatggggactatatacacacaccttatacatggggactatatacacacaccttatATGTAGggactactgtatatacagtgtgtgtgtgtgtgtgtatactatatacacacacacacacaccttatacatagagactatatacagtatatatagggactTACTGGGTAACACCTCTTGTTCTCCAACCTCTATTTGTCTTCTTGTTTTCACGACATCAAACGGTAAAGTGACCACAGAGGCGAACTGCAGGAGAAAGTTCCATCACCCGGAAAAagtcttattattattacttttagtACAGCTATTATATTCTATACTAGCATCTTATACAGAGGTCAGActctctatgtgaccccctgtcgCTCCAGTTGCAGTGTTCGCCCAGTTCTCCACCAGTCTGTGTACTCGCTCAGTGATTGAGGTACAGGAGAGAAAATAGAAGTCATACTCACCTTCCTGATCCCCCGCTGCCAGCACCCCCAGGAATCATCCCCCTGGTCTCTAACTACTGGTTaattgctgcagccaatcactgtccactgCAGTCatccaccacagccagtgatttgtTACAGTGGTCACATGTCCATATTAGGATGAAACAGGAAGTACAGAGACCAACAGGGGTCCGGGGAAGCATTAGAACAGGAGCAGTGAGGGATCAGTAAGTATATTCTTATAAATGGCTGGACAGCCCTGTACAgctctgcataactttctgacagccgctgatttgaaagaacttttcCACCTGGAATACCCCTAAAGTTATAATAGGTATAATAATGGGAACCAGTTCCGTCATAGAGAGCTTAAAATAATGAAGCTAAAGCGTGACCCGTAGCAGCGTgatatacatgtatacaatggGAATGTAACTTACTGATCCAGACACGGCCCCCGAGGTGAAGCAGATGGAGAAGGTCGCCTCGCTCTTGTTGTATCGCTGACACAGCCACTTCCTTCCCAGCTCATAATTATACCAGTACATGGCTGCCGGATACAGAACACAACATGGTCACAACCTTAAAGGGGAGCTCCGCTGTGATAATCAGACACTTAGGAATGGTGCCGCTCACAGCCGGACGAATAGTCTGGGACTGAACTATATAAAGAACAAAACCCCCATATAAACTATCTCCACCTACCAGAGAAGGGCACATCCCGCAGGACGGTGGGGCCCCATCCCTTCCACAGGGACCGCCAGCCTTCCTTGGCCACCGAGCTCCGGATACACAACGTCAGCTCCTTGTACGACAGCGGCCGCGACTGCATCTTTGTCCTAATCAATTCTAATGGGCTGATGAGCGAGGCCGACcccactgaggaggaagaggaacagGAGCAGTCGTCAGTAAAATCCTGGAAATATATGACCACACTGACAACTGGGCGTTACCATTCCCACTGTCAATGGGGCGTGTCTCTTCTAtacaaggacatacagcagctgatgattggtgaccaacccctttaatttattcacAGGTTTCCAggaggagtaagggccctattccaccggatgattatcgttcagattatcgttaaatcgttcgaatctaaacgataatcgttcggttgaaatgcagttaacgattaatgaccgaacgagaaaacgttgatcgctttataagacctggacctatttttatcgttgctcgttcgcaaatcgttcgcattgaataagacattgttcagtcgttcgcaatagatacgaacgcaattgcgAATAAGtaacgaagaaaaaacgatcgcaattacgatcataagtaacaattatcgttccatggaaatgagtgaacgttttcaggtcttttgcaatagcggtcgtttgagatcgttaacgattatgcaaacgataatcatccggtggaatagggccctaagagaggaACGGCTGATGTTAGGTTATTACGAGGGGAATACTGAGTAGAGATGGGATGGATCCTCTCTACGTGACTCACATCTGGCGGTGGCTCCGGCGATGAGGCAGGCCGTCTCCGCATTGTTCATACGATGGATCAGGACGTCTCGTAGTTGGTCATAGCAGGTGAAGTAGATGGCGGTAGCTGGGATGGCCATGACTCTGTGGACAAAGAGGTGACTGTAAATTATACCGTACACTATACTGTTAC contains these protein-coding regions:
- the SLC25A40 gene encoding mitochondrial glutathione transporter SLC25A40, with translation MKDQNEAAPASTDIPAGQQILASTNITASQQILASTDIPASQQILASTNITAGQQILASSAGALITSLFVTPLDVVKIRLQAQSKPFTKGKCFVYCNGLMDHLCVCLNGNSKAWYKVPGRFTGTVDAFVQIIRNEGVRSLWSGLPPTLVMAIPATAIYFTCYDQLRDVLIHRMNNAETACLIAGATARLGSASLISPLELIRTKMQSRPLSYKELTLCIRSSVAKEGWRSLWKGWGPTVLRDVPFSAMYWYNYELGRKWLCQRYNKSEATFSICFTSGAVSGSFASVVTLPFDVVKTRRQIEVGEQEVLPNMKKKPTSTWRIMRIIISESGFTGLFAGLSPRLIKVAPACAIMISSYEFGKSFFRRLNNERRLKTL